In Gadus chalcogrammus isolate NIFS_2021 chromosome 13, NIFS_Gcha_1.0, whole genome shotgun sequence, a single genomic region encodes these proteins:
- the LOC130402326 gene encoding calcium-dependent secretion activator 1-like gives MDEFISANPCSFDHAALFEMVQRLTLDHRLNDTFCCLGWFSPGQVFVLDEYCARNGVRGCHRHLCYLRDLLNRADNGAMIDPTLLHYSFAFCASHSHVVHPIHPHHASLKVREVSNNWGPLVVGCEGPQSPKQSSQGPEPGTTTSCAKASKFKFRLRRDSKVPPLQGPKRPDGLSTVKVDEKERFEEIKERLRVILENQIVQFRYCFPFGRPEGALKATLSLLERVLMKDIVTPVPQEEVKGVIRKCLEQAAQINYQRITEYAIIEVEKGQKDPKDPENAGRLVTPAKKLEETIRLAELVIEVLQQNQEHHAEAAVTSSGDQSAFAWWTDLMVEHAENFLALYAVDMDAALEIQSPESWDSFPLFQLLNDFLRTDYHLCNGKFHKHLQDLYAPLVVRYVDLMESSIAQSIHRGFERESWEPVKSLTSNLPNVNLPNVNLQIPKVPNLPVPVAGLSVNLPQMPSFSTPSWMAAIYDSDNGSGTSEDLFWKLDALQTFIRDLHWPEDEFAKHLESRIQLMSSDMIENCVKRTRMAFESKLTKSSRSTDFRISPSICTMFNVMVDAKDQSAKLCAMEMGQEKQYHTQIDELIEESVKDMITLLVAKFVVILESVLAKISRYDEGTLFSSFLSFTVKAASKYVDVPKPGMDVADGYVTFVRHSQDILRDKVNEEVYIERLFDQWFTATMNLLGTWLTERMEQQLHVYQLKILIRIAKKKYRDFRLQGVLDSTLNSKMYDTVRNRLTLEEATASVREGGMQGISMRDSDEEDEDDD, from the exons ATGGACGAGTTTATCTCGGCTAACCCGTGTAGCTTTGACCACGCCGCGCTGTTTGAGATGGTTCAGCGGCTGACCCTGGACCACAGGCTCAACGACACCTTCTGCTGCCTG GGGTGGTTCAGCCCAGGCCAGGTGTTTGTGCTGGACGAGTACTGCGCCAGGAACGGGGTCAGGGGGTGTCACAGACACCTGTGCTACCTCCGCGACCTGCTCAACCGGGCCGACAACGGGGCCATGATCGACCCCACCCTGCTCCACTACAGCTTCGCCTTCTGCGCTTCCCAC TCTCATGTTGTCCATCCCATTCACCCCCACCATGCATCCCTTAAAGTCAGAGAGGTCAGCAATAACTGGGGGCCCCTGGTGGTAGGGTGTGAGGGCCCACAGTCCCCAAAACAGAGCTCTCAGGGCCCTGAGCCGGGGACCACCACCTCCTGTGCAAAGGCAAGCAAATTCAAGTTTAGATTGAGGAGGGACTCCAAAGTCCCACCCCTCCAAGGCCCCAAAAG GCCGGATGGGTTGAGCACGGTGAAGGTGGACGAGAAGGAGCGCTTTGAGGAGATCAAGGAGCGATTGCGCGTCATACTGGAGAACCAGATCGTACAGTTCAG ATACTGTTTTCCTTTTGGCCGTCCTGAGGGTGCATTGAAGGCCACTCTGTCTTTGCTTGAGAGG GTCCTGATGAAGGACATCGTGACGCCAGTGCCacaagaggaggtgaagggagtCATCCGCAAATGCTTGGAGCAGGCGGCTCAGATCAACTACCAGCGCATCACAGAATATGCGATCATTGAAG TTGAGAAAGGTCAAAAGGATCCCAAGGATCCAG AGAACGCGGGTCGCTTGGTGACCCCGGCCAAGAAGCTGGAAGAGACCATCCGGCTGGCGGAGCTGGTGATAGAGGTCCTTCAGCAGAACCAGGAGCACCATGCAGAG GCTGCAGTCACAAGTTCTGGAGATCAATCG GCCTTCGCCTGGTGGACGGACCTCATGGTGGAGCACGCCGAGAACTTCCTGGCCCTCTACGCCGTGGACATGGACGCGGCTCTGGAGATCCAGTCCCCCGAGAGCTGGGACAGCTTCCCTCTCTTTCAGCTGCTCAACGACTTCCTGCGGACAGACT ATCATCTGTGCAATGGAAAGTTCCACAAGCACCTTCAGGATCTGTACGCCCCCCTGGTGGTTAGATATGTGGATCTGATGGAGTCCTCCATCGCACAGTCAATTCACAGGGGCTTTGAGCGCGAGTCATGGGAGCCTGTGAA GAGTTTAACAAGTAATCTACCCAATGTCAACCTACCAAATGTCAACCTCCAAATTCCCAAAGTACCAAATCTGCCCGTGCCAGTAGCAGGACTATCAGTTAACCTTCCGCAAATGCCTAGCTTTTCTACCCCGTCATGGATGGCAGCTATATATGACTCTGA taacgGCTCCGGCACGTCCGAGGACCTGTTCTGGAAGCTGGACGCGCTGCAGACCTTCATCAGGGACCTGCACTGGCCCGAGGACGAGTTTGCCAAACACCTGGAGAGCCGCATCCAGCTCATGTCCAGCGACATGATCGAGAACTGCGTCAAACG CACTCGGATGGCGTTTGAATCCAAGCTAACAAAGAGCAGCAGGTCCACAGACTTCCGCATCTCTCCATCAATATGCACCATGTTCAACGTGATGGTGGACGCCAAGGACCAGTCGGCCAAGCTGTGTGCTATGGAGATGGGCCAGGAG AAACAGTACCACACCCAAATAGATGAACTGATTGAGGAGAGTGTGAAGGACATGATCACGCTTCTGGTGGCAAAG TTTGTAGTGATTCTGGAGAGCGTGCTGGCTAAGATCTCCAGATACGACGAAGGCACTCTCTTCTCATCCTTCCTGTCGTTCACg GTGAAAGCTGCTTCCAAGTATGTGGACGTACCT AAACCGGGGATGGATGTGGCGGACGGCTACGTGACCTTTGTGCGCCACTCTCAGGACATACTGCGTGATAAGGTCAATGAGGAGGTGTATATAGAAAGGTTATTTGAT caaTGGTTCACGGCCACAATGAACCTGCTGGGCACCTGGCTCACCGAGCGCATGGAACAACAGCTCCACGTCTACCAGCTTAAGATCCTCATCCGGATCGCTAAG AAAAAGTACAGAGACTTCCGCCTGCAGGGGGTGCTAGACTCCACCCTGAACAGCAAGATGTACGACACGGTGCGCAACAGACTGACCCTGGAAGAGGCAACGGCCTCTGTGCGGGAGGGAGGCATGCAGGGCATCTCCATGAGGGACAGCGACGAGGAGGATGAAGACGACGactag